The genomic region ATTAATAACCAACGACGACGGCATCACTGCCCCAGGCATTCGCTGCTTAATAGCGATAATGCGTGAGCTGGGCGAGGTAGTTGTAGTAGCCCCCGGCTCGCCTCAAAGCGGCAAAGGGCACGCCGTAACGCTGGATACGACCATCTACTGCGACCCTGTGCAGAGCCCATTGGAAGGCGTGCGGGAGTACGCTTGCAGCGGTACCCCTGCCGACTGCGTGAAGATCGCCAAACACGAGGTGCTCGAAGGGCGGTTGCCCGACCTTTGTGTGAGCGGCATCAACCACGGCTCGAATGCCTCCATCAATGTGATTTACTCAGGCACAATGAGTGCCGCTATTGAGGCTGGTACGGAAGGAATCCCTGCCATAGGCTTTTCGCTCTTGGACGACAGCTGGGAGGCGGACTTCACGCAAGCGCGCGATTTCATTAAGACCATAGCTGAGAAGGTGCTCACCGAAGGATTGCCCAAAGGGGTGGTGCTCAACGTGAATATCCCCGCCTTAAAGCGGGAGGCTATCAAAGGCATACGCGTGTGCCGCTCAGCCCGCGGACGTTGGATAGAGCGGTTTGACAAGCGCACCTCACCACAAGGGCGCGTTTACTATTGGATGACGGGCGAGTTCATCAATAACGACCTTGCAGAAGATACAGACATTTGGGCACTCGACCACGGCTATATTTCGGTGGTACCCGTAGGCTTTGACCTTACGGTACACGAGGCTATTGATACACTTAACACTTGGCAATTATGAACTACAGACTCAAACAACAACTCATAGGGCTGGCAGTAGGGCTGGTGGCAAACGCAATAGGAATTATAATTGCTACGTTGATCCTTTCAAAGTACAGCCTGTGCACAACCCTTGTTGATGCTTATGAGAAGAACTATATAGGCAAGCTCATTGCCCTTGGTGGTATCCTCGACCTTATTGCTTTCTTTTTCTTTATCCGAAGAGATGAGAATGAACGTGCCCGCGGGGTGCTAATGGCTACTTTTATATTGGCGTTTATTACTTTATTGTTACAACTTAAATAATAGGAGGCAGAAGTCAGAGGCCAGAGGTCAGAAAGTGCTGATCTCTGACCCCTGACCTCTGGTCTCTTCAACATTAGAAATGAGACTAAGAGAATATTTTGTTTTTTTGTACCGTATTTTCCTTGTATACGCGTTTTATGCTTTTGCAAGAGGCGTGTTTTTGTACTTTAACAAGGATATGATGGGTGATTACAGCACCTTTAAG from Capnocytophaga haemolytica harbors:
- the surE gene encoding 5'/3'-nucleotidase SurE, yielding MQKPLILITNDDGITAPGIRCLIAIMRELGEVVVVAPGSPQSGKGHAVTLDTTIYCDPVQSPLEGVREYACSGTPADCVKIAKHEVLEGRLPDLCVSGINHGSNASINVIYSGTMSAAIEAGTEGIPAIGFSLLDDSWEADFTQARDFIKTIAEKVLTEGLPKGVVLNVNIPALKREAIKGIRVCRSARGRWIERFDKRTSPQGRVYYWMTGEFINNDLAEDTDIWALDHGYISVVPVGFDLTVHEAIDTLNTWQL